One Symphalangus syndactylus isolate Jambi chromosome 9, NHGRI_mSymSyn1-v2.1_pri, whole genome shotgun sequence DNA segment encodes these proteins:
- the AP1G2 gene encoding AP-1 complex subunit gamma-like 2 isoform X1, whose product MVVTSLKLQDLIEEIRGAKTQAQEREVIQKECAHIRASFRDGDPVHRHRQLAKLLYVHMLGYPAHFGQMECLKLIASSRFTDKRVGYLGAMLLLDERHDAHLLITNSIKNDLSQGIQPVQGLALCTLSTIGSAEMCRDLAPEVEKLLLQPSPYVRKKAILTAVHMIRKVPELSSVFLPPCAKLVHERHHGKAVGLPILCFRSRDRRIENRVGTPANRRRVVHTHRHTRNRLSCPWPPPFTSPTLTPGILLGTITLITELCERSPAALRHFRKVVPQLVQILRTLVTTGYSTEHSISGVSDPFLQVQILRLLRILGRNHEESSETMNDLLAQVATNTDSSRNAGNAVLFETVLTIMDIRSAAGLRVLAVNILGRFLLNSDRNIRYVALTSLLRLVQSDHSAVQRHRPTVVECLQETDASLSRRALELSLALVNSSNVRAMIQELQAFLESCPPDLRADCASGILLAAERFAPTKRWHIDTILHVLTTAGTHVRDDAVANLTQLIGGAQELHAYSVRRLYNVLAEDISQQPLVQVAAWCIGEYGDLLLAGNCEEIEPLQVDEEEVLALLEKVLQSHMSLPATRGYALTALMKLSTRLCGDNNRIRQVVSIYGSCLDVELQQRAVEYDTLFRKYDHMRAAILEKMPLVERDGPQADEEAKESKEAAQLSEAAPVPTEPQASQLLDLLDLLDGASGDVQHPPPLDPAPGGALVHLLDLPCAPPPPAPIPDLKVFEREGVQLNLSFSRPPENSALLLITVTATNFSEGDVTHFICQAAVPKSLQLQLQAPSGNTVPARGGLPITQLFRILNPNKAPLRLKLRLTYNHFHQSVQEIFEVNNLPVESWQ is encoded by the exons ATGGTGGTGACTTCGCTGAAGCTTCAGGACCTCATCGAAGAGATTCGCGGGGCCAAGACTCAGGCCCAGGAGCGGGAGGTGATACAAAAGGAGTGTGCCCACATCCGGGCCTCCTTCCGCGACGGGGACCCGGTGCACAGGCACCGGCAGCTGGCCAAACTTCTCTACGTCCACATGTTGGGCTACCCCGCCCACTTTGGACAG ATGGAGTGCCTGAAACTGATCGCCTCCTCCAGATTCACAGACAAGAGGGTGGGCTACCTGGGGGCCATGCTTCTATTGGATGAGAGGCACGATGCCCACCTGCTCATTACCAACAGCATCAAGAA TGACCTGAGCCAGGGGATTCAGCCAGTACAAGGCCTGGCCTTGTGCACTTTGAGCACCATAGGCTCTGCTGAGATGTGCCGAGACCTGGCCCCAGAAGTGGAGAAACTGCTCCTGCAACCCAGTCCCTACGTGCGCAAGAAG GCTATTCTGACTGCAGTGCACATGATCCGGAAGGTGCCTGAACTCTCCAGTGTCTTCCTCCCACCCTGTGCCAAACTGGTTCATGAGCGTCACCATGGTAAGGCTGTGGGGCTCCCCATCCTTTGCTTCAGGTCTAGGGACAGAAGAATTGAAAATCGGGTGGGAACCCCAGCTAATAGGAGAAGAGtagtgcacacacacaggcacacacgcaATAGACTCTCTTGCCCCTGGCCCCCACCATTCACTTCCCCGACCCTGACCCCAGGCATCCTGCTGGGCACCATCACGCTGATCACGGAGCTCTGCGAACGAAGCCCTGCAGCCCTCAGGCACTTCCGAAAG GTGGTACCCCAGCTGGTACAGATCCTCCGGACTCTGGTGACAACGGGATACTCCACAGAACACAGCATATCTGGAGTCAGCGACCCCTTCCTGCAG GTCCAGATACTTCGTCTGCTTCGGATCCTGGGCCGGAACCACGAGGAGAGCAGTGAGACCATGAATGACTTGCTGGCCcag GTGGCCACTAACACAGACAGCAGCCGAAATGCCGGAAATGCGGTCCTGTTTGAGACAGTACTCACCATCATGGACATCCGCTCTGCAGCTGGCCTACGG GTTCTAGCTGTCAACATTCTTGGCCGCTTCCTACTCAACAGTGACAGGAACATTAG GTATGTAGCCCTGACATCACTGCTTCGACTGGTGCAGTCTGATCACAGTGCTGTACAGCGGCATCGGCCCACTGTTGTGGAATGTCTACAGGAAACTGATGCCTCCCTCAGCCG GAGAGCCCTGGAACTAAGCCTGGCTCTGGTAAATAGCTCCAATGTGCGAGCCATGATACAAGAGCTGCAGGCCTTTCTGGAGTCCTGCCCTCCTGACCTACGGGCTGACTGTGCCTCAGGCATCCTGCTGGCTGCAGAGAG GTTTGCTCCAACCAAACgctggcacatagacaccatccTGCATGTGCTGACAACG GCGGGCACCCATGTGCGGGATGATGCAGTGGCCAACCTGACCCAGCTGATTGGGGGGGCCCAGGAGCTACATGCCTACTCTGTGCGCCGCCTCTACAATGTCCTGGCAGAAGACATTTCCCAG CAACCACTGGTGCAGGTGGCAGCCTGGTGCATTGGGGAGTATGGGGACCTTCTGCTGGCAGGGAACTGCGAGGAGATTGAGCCCCTTCAG GTGGACGAAGAGGAAGTGCTGGCATTGCTGGAAAAGGTGCTGCAGTCCCATATGTCCCTGCCAGCCACTCGAGGATATGCCCTCACAGCCCTCATGAAGCTCAGCACTCGCCTCTGTGGGGACAACAA CCGCATCCGCCAGGTGGTGTCCATCTACGGGAGCTGCTTGGACGTGGAGCTGCAGCAGCGGGCTGTGGAGTATGACACACTCTTCCGGAAATACGACCACATGAG GGCTGCTATCCTGGAAAAAATGCCTCTTGTGGAGCGAGATGGCCCTCAGGCTGATGAGGaagcaaaagaaagcaaagaagcaGCCCAGCTTTCAGAAGCAGCCCCAGTGCCCACAGAGCCCCAG GCCTCGCAGCTCCTGGATCTGCTAGATCTCCTGGATGGGGCTTCTGGGGATGTCCAGCATCCTCCCCCTCTGGACCCCGCCCCAGGAGGTGCTCTGGTACACCTGCTTGACCTTCCCTGTGCACCTCCACCCCCAG CTCCCATCCCAGATCTCAAAGTGTTTGAGCGTGAGGGAGTACAGCTGAATCTGTCTTTCAGTCGACCCCCTGAAAACTCTGCTTTGCTGTTAATCACCGTCACTGCCACCAACTTCTCAGAGGGTGATGTCACCCATTTCATCTGCCAGGCTGCTGTGCCCAAG AGTCTCCAGCTGCAGCTGCAGGCCCCCAGTGGGAACACAGTTCCAGCTCGGGGTGGCCTTCCTATCACCCAGCTCTTCAGAATCCTCAATCCTAACAAG GCCCCCCTGCGGCTAAAGCTGCGCCTCACCTACAACCACTTTCACCAGTCGGTGCAGGAGATCTTTGAGGTGAACAACCTGCCTGTGGAATCGTGGCAGTAA
- the AP1G2 gene encoding AP-1 complex subunit gamma-like 2 isoform X6, whose product MSVTMVVPQLVQILRTLVTTGYSTEHSISGVSDPFLQVQILRLLRILGRNHEESSETMNDLLAQVATNTDSSRNAGNAVLFETVLTIMDIRSAAGLRVLAVNILGRFLLNSDRNIRYVALTSLLRLVQSDHSAVQRHRPTVVECLQETDASLSRRALELSLALVNSSNVRAMIQELQAFLESCPPDLRADCASGILLAAERFAPTKRWHIDTILHVLTTAGTHVRDDAVANLTQLIGGAQELHAYSVRRLYNVLAEDISQQPLVQVAAWCIGEYGDLLLAGNCEEIEPLQVDEEEVLALLEKVLQSHMSLPATRGYALTALMKLSTRLCGDNNRIRQVVSIYGSCLDVELQQRAVEYDTLFRKYDHMRAAILEKMPLVERDGPQADEEAKESKEAAQLSEAAPVPTEPQASQLLDLLDLLDGASGDVQHPPPLDPAPGGALVHLLDLPCAPPPPAPIPDLKVFEREGVQLNLSFSRPPENSALLLITVTATNFSEGDVTHFICQAAVPKSLQLQLQAPSGNTVPARGGLPITQLFRILNPNKAPLRLKLRLTYNHFHQSVQEIFEVNNLPVESWQ is encoded by the exons ATGAGCGTCACCATG GTGGTACCCCAGCTGGTACAGATCCTCCGGACTCTGGTGACAACGGGATACTCCACAGAACACAGCATATCTGGAGTCAGCGACCCCTTCCTGCAG GTCCAGATACTTCGTCTGCTTCGGATCCTGGGCCGGAACCACGAGGAGAGCAGTGAGACCATGAATGACTTGCTGGCCcag GTGGCCACTAACACAGACAGCAGCCGAAATGCCGGAAATGCGGTCCTGTTTGAGACAGTACTCACCATCATGGACATCCGCTCTGCAGCTGGCCTACGG GTTCTAGCTGTCAACATTCTTGGCCGCTTCCTACTCAACAGTGACAGGAACATTAG GTATGTAGCCCTGACATCACTGCTTCGACTGGTGCAGTCTGATCACAGTGCTGTACAGCGGCATCGGCCCACTGTTGTGGAATGTCTACAGGAAACTGATGCCTCCCTCAGCCG GAGAGCCCTGGAACTAAGCCTGGCTCTGGTAAATAGCTCCAATGTGCGAGCCATGATACAAGAGCTGCAGGCCTTTCTGGAGTCCTGCCCTCCTGACCTACGGGCTGACTGTGCCTCAGGCATCCTGCTGGCTGCAGAGAG GTTTGCTCCAACCAAACgctggcacatagacaccatccTGCATGTGCTGACAACG GCGGGCACCCATGTGCGGGATGATGCAGTGGCCAACCTGACCCAGCTGATTGGGGGGGCCCAGGAGCTACATGCCTACTCTGTGCGCCGCCTCTACAATGTCCTGGCAGAAGACATTTCCCAG CAACCACTGGTGCAGGTGGCAGCCTGGTGCATTGGGGAGTATGGGGACCTTCTGCTGGCAGGGAACTGCGAGGAGATTGAGCCCCTTCAG GTGGACGAAGAGGAAGTGCTGGCATTGCTGGAAAAGGTGCTGCAGTCCCATATGTCCCTGCCAGCCACTCGAGGATATGCCCTCACAGCCCTCATGAAGCTCAGCACTCGCCTCTGTGGGGACAACAA CCGCATCCGCCAGGTGGTGTCCATCTACGGGAGCTGCTTGGACGTGGAGCTGCAGCAGCGGGCTGTGGAGTATGACACACTCTTCCGGAAATACGACCACATGAG GGCTGCTATCCTGGAAAAAATGCCTCTTGTGGAGCGAGATGGCCCTCAGGCTGATGAGGaagcaaaagaaagcaaagaagcaGCCCAGCTTTCAGAAGCAGCCCCAGTGCCCACAGAGCCCCAG GCCTCGCAGCTCCTGGATCTGCTAGATCTCCTGGATGGGGCTTCTGGGGATGTCCAGCATCCTCCCCCTCTGGACCCCGCCCCAGGAGGTGCTCTGGTACACCTGCTTGACCTTCCCTGTGCACCTCCACCCCCAG CTCCCATCCCAGATCTCAAAGTGTTTGAGCGTGAGGGAGTACAGCTGAATCTGTCTTTCAGTCGACCCCCTGAAAACTCTGCTTTGCTGTTAATCACCGTCACTGCCACCAACTTCTCAGAGGGTGATGTCACCCATTTCATCTGCCAGGCTGCTGTGCCCAAG AGTCTCCAGCTGCAGCTGCAGGCCCCCAGTGGGAACACAGTTCCAGCTCGGGGTGGCCTTCCTATCACCCAGCTCTTCAGAATCCTCAATCCTAACAAG GCCCCCCTGCGGCTAAAGCTGCGCCTCACCTACAACCACTTTCACCAGTCGGTGCAGGAGATCTTTGAGGTGAACAACCTGCCTGTGGAATCGTGGCAGTAA